In Glycine soja cultivar W05 chromosome 10, ASM419377v2, whole genome shotgun sequence, the genomic stretch GCTTTCTGGATCTCCTGCTTCACTATCTTTTACTAGTGACTATGCTTTTCTCATTACATTAGAGGTTGAAACTAAAGTATTTGTAATTACATTGTTTCTGAATCTTCAAAGGgggtaaaatatatatttttgaacaTAGTTTTTAGAATCTTATGATTCGTGATTTGACTTTGATATGATTTGGATAGCCAATGATTTGCATCAAGAGATGCAGAtgattatgaattatgatacATGGCTGAATCAATGCAATTCCATATTTACAATtcatcaaattttgtttttaattttaatttttttatcacatattgttttaaaattaaatgaaaaagttataagcttaaattgttaaaagaaaaaggaactaAAGGAGCACTACTAAACACATCCTATTTGATTATTCAGATGTTTTAGTCTCATTCTTCTAAAACCGGAGTTTCACACTGTCACTCTCTCATTCTATCTATTGTATTTGGTTATACCATTGCTGTTTTAAGTCTGATTAAGGCTTCAAACACTCAGTTATTACTCATGGTTTTGTTTTGTGAGGCTTTTGGtcattttcttgtttaaaattattacattgatCATGATtcatcatttatatgatatatttaaGCTATTCTTTGTTAtgtcttaaattttataatttgagaGAATATTCATTTTCACCACTGAATTGAGTTTTCAAACAGTTGCTCATTTTCTTATACAATTTATagcaaaacattttttaagtcAAACTTGAAGCCTTTCTTCTCCACATAATAGGGAGTGCCCCACAGAATTGCGAGAAGCCATTGCAAGTATAATTTTTGCTGCTCCTAGATGTTCAGATGTACCAGACTTATTGCACATCAAGAACTTGTTTACCACTAAATATGGGaaagaatttgtctctgcagtATCTGAACTTCGTCCTGATTCGGGCGTGAACCGCACGGTGATTTATCTTTAATTGCAGCTTCTGAATGGCAAACTGTTACAGCTTCGGAAAAATTGCTTTCTATCAGTAGTCCATCTGttcttttgatatgattatttcAGATCATCGAAAAGCTTTCAGTTAGTGCTCCATCTGGAGAGGTAAAACTCAAGGTCTTGAGGGAGATTGCAGAAGAATACAATATAGCATGGGATTCTTCTAAAACTGAGGCTGAATTTAGGAAAAACCATGAAGATCTCCTGGTAATTTTATCAGTGGATGTTTGTTTCTTCATTATTggacattaaaaatattatcgaCTACTAGATCCATGTGATATCATACTTCTGTCATTGACGGTAGATAGTAATATAGCATCTGTATAACTAATAAGTTCTCATTTGTCTAACTATAATGGTTCTACTACCACCTTTATCCCTGACACTGACCCCAGAAATTACTTCAAATTTCATCCTAACCTCAGGGTACTTGGCTCTTCATGTGATAGTTCTACAATGAGCCTTGAGAAGTGACTCTAGCTGTTGAGAGTATTTGTCTTAAATGTCTCACATCTTCCGTAAATGTTATAGATATTCAACAAAGTTTACATTGGTTGTCGATTGTCTAAACAGTCTAACACAACCTTCACCTTTTATCTGGGCTCGGGACTATGTAAAGatgttcaacaaaaaaaaacataggcAGGTTTATAAATGAGGTATTCCATGAATGCAAGAGATATTGACTTTATCTGATTTTGATCAATTTGTCCCAGATTTTTTAAGCCTATACTTTGTTGTCTACTTTTCTACTGTGGTGGCAGTACTTTGCTCAGTTTTTCTcgatttttattatgattttctcGTGTTACCTGTAGGGTGGAGCAAAACAAGTTAGTGCTGGAGCTACGCTTTCTCATACTCCCAACAGAAATGGTTCTAATAATCCATCACCTCGTATTACGGAACCTTCTATCAAGTCTGTGCATGCTAAGCAAGAATATAAACCCCTTGAAGCTCCCAGCCCTTCTAACAATAATTCTTTGTTGAATACTAATGAAATCGAACATTCGCACGAAAATAATGATGTTCCTGCTGGAGATGCTAAAAGTGAGATAAGATTTCAATCCTCTGATGTACTGGAGAAGGCGCGGGCTGCCATTGCTTCTGCAGATCGTGCATCTGCAGCTGCTCGTGCTGCTGCTGCACTAGTTCAGAGTAATTTTGGATCATTGAAACTGGGAGGTAAATAAACCTTCACATCGATGAAATGCTGCCCTCCCAGGATCTTAATGCTGGaaaa encodes the following:
- the LOC114369714 gene encoding IST1 homolog isoform X1; protein product: MSLINQLFNRGVFGTRCKTCLNLAISRIKLLQNKRDIQLKQMCKEISQFLQAGQEAIARIRVEHIIREQNTWAAYEILELFCEFVLARVPIIENQRECPTELREAIASIIFAAPRCSDVPDLLHIKNLFTTKYGKEFVSAVSELRPDSGVNRTIIEKLSVSAPSGEVKLKVLREIAEEYNIAWDSSKTEAEFRKNHEDLLGGAKQVSAGATLSHTPNRNGSNNPSPRITEPSIKSVHAKQEYKPLEAPSPSNNNSLLNTNEIEHSHENNDVPAGDAKSEIRFQSSDVLEKARAAIASADRASAAARAAAALVQSNFGSLKLGGK
- the LOC114369714 gene encoding IST1 homolog isoform X2; this encodes MCKEISQFLQAGQEAIARIRVEHIIREQNTWAAYEILELFCEFVLARVPIIENQRECPTELREAIASIIFAAPRCSDVPDLLHIKNLFTTKYGKEFVSAVSELRPDSGVNRTIIEKLSVSAPSGEVKLKVLREIAEEYNIAWDSSKTEAEFRKNHEDLLGGAKQVSAGATLSHTPNRNGSNNPSPRITEPSIKSVHAKQEYKPLEAPSPSNNNSLLNTNEIEHSHENNDVPAGDAKSEIRFQSSDVLEKARAAIASADRASAAARAAAALVQSNFGSLKLGGK